The following proteins are co-located in the Diaphorobacter sp. HDW4B genome:
- a CDS encoding glutamate synthase subunit beta codes for MGKTTGFMEYERIDEGYEPVDKRLKNYKEFVIALNDEQAKIQGARCMDCGTPFCNNGCPVNNIIPDFNDLVYHQDWKSAITVLHSTNNFPEFTGRICPAPCEAACTLNINDDPIGIKSIEHAIIDRAWEEGWVKPMPAKVKTGKKVAVIGAGPAGMAAAQQLARVGHDVTLFEKNDRIGGLLRYGIPDFKMEKSHIDKRAEQLVAEGVKIRTSVFVGAAKDGLGKDSKVTNWAKETVTPEQLQKEFDAVLLTGGAEQSRDLPVPGRDLDGIHFAMEFLPQQNKINAGDKLKGQIRADGKHVIVIGGGDTGSDCVGTSNRHGAASVTQFELMPMPPEQENKPLVWPYWPTKLRTSSSHEEGCEREFAIATKEFIGEKGKVTALKTVRIEMKDGKLTEVPGTEQVLKADLVLLAMGFVSPVAAVLEAFGVDKDARGNARASTDFMGGYATSVDKVFAAGDMRRGQSLVVWAIREGRQAARSVDEFLMGISELPR; via the coding sequence ATGGGAAAGACCACAGGCTTCATGGAATACGAGCGCATCGACGAGGGCTACGAGCCCGTCGACAAGCGCCTGAAGAACTACAAGGAATTCGTCATTGCGCTCAATGACGAGCAGGCCAAGATCCAGGGCGCGCGCTGCATGGATTGCGGCACGCCGTTCTGCAACAACGGCTGCCCGGTCAACAACATCATTCCGGACTTCAACGATCTCGTCTATCACCAGGACTGGAAGAGCGCGATCACGGTGCTGCACAGCACCAACAACTTCCCGGAATTCACCGGCCGCATCTGCCCCGCACCGTGCGAAGCAGCCTGCACGCTGAACATCAACGACGACCCCATCGGCATCAAGTCGATCGAGCACGCCATCATCGACCGCGCCTGGGAAGAAGGCTGGGTCAAGCCCATGCCCGCCAAGGTCAAGACCGGCAAGAAGGTCGCCGTCATCGGCGCAGGCCCTGCCGGCATGGCTGCGGCTCAGCAGCTCGCCCGCGTCGGTCATGACGTGACGCTGTTCGAGAAGAACGACCGCATCGGCGGCCTGCTGCGCTACGGCATTCCAGACTTCAAGATGGAAAAGTCGCACATCGACAAGCGCGCCGAACAGCTCGTTGCCGAAGGCGTGAAGATCCGCACCAGTGTGTTTGTTGGCGCGGCCAAGGATGGTCTGGGCAAGGACTCCAAGGTCACCAACTGGGCCAAGGAAACCGTCACGCCCGAGCAATTGCAAAAGGAATTCGACGCCGTGCTGCTGACCGGCGGCGCAGAGCAGTCGCGTGACCTGCCCGTGCCGGGCCGCGACCTCGACGGCATCCATTTCGCGATGGAATTCCTGCCGCAGCAAAACAAGATCAACGCTGGCGACAAGCTCAAGGGCCAGATCCGCGCCGATGGCAAGCATGTCATCGTGATCGGTGGCGGCGACACGGGCTCCGACTGCGTGGGTACATCGAACCGCCACGGCGCTGCCAGCGTCACGCAGTTCGAGCTGATGCCGATGCCGCCCGAGCAGGAAAACAAGCCGCTGGTCTGGCCGTACTGGCCCACCAAGCTGCGCACTTCGTCGAGCCACGAAGAAGGTTGCGAGCGCGAGTTCGCCATCGCCACCAAGGAATTCATCGGCGAGAAGGGCAAGGTCACCGCGCTCAAGACGGTCCGCATCGAAATGAAGGACGGCAAGCTCACCGAAGTGCCCGGCACCGAACAAGTCCTGAAGGCCGATCTGGTGCTGCTGGCCATGGGCTTTGTGAGCCCGGTCGCCGCCGTGCTCGAAGCCTTCGGCGTGGACAAGGATGCTCGCGGCAACGCACGCGCCAGCACCGATTTCATGGGCGGCTACGCCACCAGCGTGGACAAGGTGTTCGCCGCCGGCGACATGCGCCGTGGCCAGTCGCTCGTCGTGTGGGCGATCCGCGAAGGCCGTCAGGCTGCACGCTCGGTGGACGAGTTCCTGATGGGTATCAGCGAACTGCCACGCTGA